The sequence below is a genomic window from Ipomoea triloba cultivar NCNSP0323 chromosome 2, ASM357664v1.
CCAGCCCGGCGGACCCTGCTACGACGCCTCTGATGTCCTCAGAACGGCGTCGTTTGCGTTCAATGATTACTCCCTTAAGCACGGCATGACCCAGGATAGCTGTAATTTCCAGAACACCGCTGCTCTCACTTCTCTCAACCCTAGTAAGTagtaattattcaattattttactGTATACTGAATTAAGCTTGCTTTTTTACACTGCAAGAAGGTATATATAGTGATGGTTTTCTCCATTCTCAACTCGTGATTTTGTaagttttgtttgatttttggtTTGTAGGTTTTAATGGGTGCAAATTTCCATCAAGGTAATTGTAAGTAGAATTCTTTTACTGAATTTCTTCTACTTTTTGCAGTGATTTTAGTTTACTTCGGAAATACTACGTATATGAtaacaaaaaagtaaaaacagaGAAGAAAAGAATTGAAAGCAAAGAAAATTTGCCAAATTTACAAAGCCTCGTTGCTCATTACACTGGCATTATTAAACTCCGGCAAACATGGTTATAATTGAACTGCTTTCAGGAATATTCTGTGTCACGTGAAAGCTGCCATACCTGGTTTTGAAAAGAATATTTCCAACTTTGTTCATCTAATGATCACATAGATCCACTTTCTTTAAGTTTACtggcattttttttataaattacagTGATGGATCATAAGAACATTGGGTGAGTTTCTTGTTAAGGGCTTAAGGCTCAGTATGAACTTTCCCCTGTAATCTGAAATATGCAAAGCATTACAAGTTACAATGAATGGAATATGCAAACCCATTTTCTAGAATCAAAATATATTTGAGTGGATGGACAGCTTGACTTAAATTTTTGAAGTGAATTACACCATACTGCATCTTGGATTTACTAGGGAGCAAATGATTTTATGTCCATTGTTTGTGCAGCTTTAGTAAAGGAAGTATTAACGGTACAACGAATGTGGGATTAGAGCCGCCTGCAGCAGATATCAGTAGTAGCAGCAGCTCAGCAAGATTAGGCAGATGGATTGGGGGTTTGACCACAATGCCTATGTTTTTCGCAACTCTACTGATGCTGTGAGGAAGTGAAAGTCGACTCTTGTTTCATTTCCATTTCATGTTGTGTATCAATGATAGAATTTTATGTCGAGAAGATCTGCCAGGTACGAAATGCTCGTTGCAGTGTCCACAGGATCCATTTTACGCGACTGAATGATCAAGATTTTAACCCAGTGTTTCTCTGCTTAGTGCATTGCTTGAACCAAAGTGTTGATAAAAATCCTGCACTGGCAAGCaaatttttgtttactttttatgGTTTATGATCAGTTTCGTTTTGGtaattgtaaattattacaTTGACTTTCGAGCTTCCATTCTTGATATATATTTTGCTCATTAAAGTTCCTGTCTTTTGAACCTTGATTGAGGAATGGGGGCTGTGTTTATGTTAGAGGGATAATATTTGGACTGTATTTTAGAACATTGCCTATCAGTTGAACTTCTAGACACCAGTCATTTGttaattataccatggaccgtAATCTATATTACAAAGTGGAACTACTagtacaagttcatttttattcTATTACAAGTTCATGTTTAggtagtacattaaaaatgaacttgaaatacaataaaaatgaaccattatcaaaatattagaacttattaaaaatgaatttgtagtgtaataaaaatgaatttataatatattaaaaataaatttgtgtgttagtaatttaccttataatGTGACGGTTGTGACCCATGGTTcgtggtataacaattgtcgggttgttatgccgtggacctaggtccaccttgcaaggtggatctgggtctacattcacatacattatattccacattcacatacactatactctacattcacaatttgtaaactccacattcacacattacaggattatatgtttagtaactatattaccactgttatgcattcacacattcaaaactctatattcacaggtcctatactccacattcacaacttgagaactccacattcacacattacagggctacaagttgctagaacttcttaactctattacagattcgtacatgcataactctacattcacgatttctatactccatatttacaatttgaaacctccacattcacacatttctgggcaactttacattcacacaatcataaatctacattcacgatttctatactctacattcacactttgaaacttctacattcacacatttttggataactctatattcagcaatatgtttactaatttaaaaaataataaaataaaaaaagagacaaaacgacatagttttggacccaggtccaccttgcaaagtggacttgggtccacaacataatttgccacAATTGTCACTCATTCAGTAGTTATGttatggacctgggtccacattgcaaggtggacccttgtttatttacatactcaattttcacaatttacaatttacatactaaatgttcacaatttaaattgtgaatattcaatatgtaaattgtgaattgtgaactgtgaacattcaatatataaattatgaagattcaatatataaattgtgtattttagactcgGGCCACAGAATAATTTACCGTCACTCATTAAACTGGGCTAAGCTATAGATTCTGCTATATGGAGGCCCAATAATTAGGCCTATTGAgctttgttatttattttttgggggATTGGACAACCCAAAAACTCTGTCAAATTTAGATTTAACTATTTAAGTTGACGAATATGGCAGCCTCCAATTCTCCAAGGCAATTAAATACTCGTACGGACCAGATATTTTCTGGGTTGAGAGTTGAGACTGGAAACCTAGAgttgttagcgaacagagcttttgacaaattactcgtgttcgagctcggtaagcgtttgtttatgttcgtttattaaggtaaatgaacattaacaaacaaaatttaaagctcggttaataaacgaacagagtctgaacagtggtaagctcgtttgctaagtgttcgcgaacaagctcatttgtgttcgtttagtagtgttcgtgaacaagctcgtttagtgttcgtttaataatgtttgcaaacatgtctacaaacacacacacacacacacacacacacatatatatatatataattgttcgtgaacatagattatttcttgttcacgaacaaattgtgttcatgaacatatgcatgtgtttggttattaagtgttcacgaacgtgttcattaacatgtttgtgaacgtg
It includes:
- the LOC116010642 gene encoding PLASMODESMATA CALLOSE-BINDING PROTEIN 5-like is translated as MPKTFCFSFAFFCLLWSLCAAQGGGGSTGVAVELWCVAKNNAEDAALQSAIDWACGAGGADCAPIQPGGPCYDASDVLRTASFAFNDYSLKHGMTQDSCNFQNTAALTSLNPSFNGCKFPSSFSKGSINGTTNVGLEPPAADISSSSSSARLGRWIGGLTTMPMFFATLLML